From the genome of Nicotiana tabacum cultivar K326 chromosome 17, ASM71507v2, whole genome shotgun sequence:
TAAACCAGTACCTTTTGGGAAAGAAGTTTTTAATTGTCATGGATGATGTTTGGAGCTTGAACAATGCTTGGTGGCAAAAAATCTATGCTGGACTGCCCAAAGGAAATGGGAGCAGTGTTATTGTAACTACGAGAAATGAGGTAGTCGCTCGCAAGATGGGAGTCACAGAAGCAAGAATACATTGGCCAAAATTCCTCAATGAACACTACAGTTGGTTACTGTTCCGCAAGATTGCATTTGCAGCAAGTGCAGGTGAATGCAATTTCCCCGAGTTGGAGGACGTGGGAAAGGAGATTGTGGAAAAATGCAAGGGTCTTCCTTTAGCAATCAAAGCAGTAGGAGGAGTGATGCTTTGCAAGCCACCTTACTATCACGAATGGAGGCGTATTGCAAATCATTTCCGTGatgaattgaaagaaaatgatgACTCGGTGATGGCCTCATTGCAGTTGAGCTATGATGAACTCCCTCCTTACTTGAAATCCTGTTTTCTCTGTTTTTCACTCTTTCCTGAGGATTGTGTCATACCAAAAGACCAACTGATCCGTTGGTGGATTGGAGAAAGTTTCATCCCTCTGAGAAGTGGTAGGTTATCAACTGAAGTGGGAGAAGATTGTTTCTCACAGCTATCTAATCGTTGTTTGATAGAAGTTGTTGATAAGGCTTACAATGGTGTGATCCACACATGCAAAATGCATGACATGGTCCGTGACTTGGTGATCAAGATAGCAGAGGATGATGCATTTTTCACCCCATCTGATGCAACTTGTCGGCATTTGGGTATTAAGACTGAGATGAATGAGAAGCAACTACTGAGCAATAGAAAATTACGAGCACTGCTAACAACCACCAAGAGTGGTGAAGTAAACAAAATCCGTTCCGACATTGCCAAGAAGTTGTGCAAGAGTCGACACCTCCAAGTATTGGATCTGTCGAAATCAATTTTCGACGTGCCTCTTTCAAGTTTGTTGGAAGGCATTGGATCTGCTAAACAGCTCACTTATCTCAGTTTAAGCAATACACATCCATTGATTGGAGTTCCAGCTTCCATATCCAAGCTTGAAAAATTACAGATTTTGGATTTCAGCTAttgccaaaatatgaaaatgCTCCCCTCTTGCGTTCTGACATTTGAGGAACTTGCTGTTTTAGATGTGAACAACTGTGGTTCACTTGAGTACCTTCCAAAAGGATTAAGTAGGCTTTCCAATCTTCAAGTATTGCTTGGATTTAAGCCTGCAAAAGTAAGCCAACCAGGAGGTTGTCGTATTGCTGAGCTAAGATGCCTGACTCGACTCAGAACTCTCAGTTTAAGACTAACTCAAAATGAGGAGATTGGAGATGATGAGGGGAATGCACTGGTAGATCTCCAAGAACTTCAATTTTTAACAATAAGTTACTTTGGCAGTCAAAATAATGGACTTGTGACAAAACTTGGTAGACTTTATCCACCACGACAACTCCACGAGCTGATTCTCAAATTTTATCCAGGTAAGACAAGTCCTGAATGGCTTAACCCCACATCTCTCCCCATGTTGCGATATTTGTCAATCATTTCTGGTGATATTACACAAATGCATGAGAACTTCTGGGGTGATGGTAGTACTGCTTGGAAAATTGAAGGATTAATGTTGGAAGCTTTATCGGATTTGAGATTGGAATGGTCAGCAATGCATCAAGTGATGCCTTCGCTACGAATACTTAAGGTTAGCTGGTGCTGTGAGTTGGAGTCATTTCCAATTGAAGATGCAGGGTTTAGAGGGGGTCTATGGAAGAAGGATGAAAATAGGGGCTGACTAGAGACACTTAAACTCAGTAATTACATTCTGTTATCTTAGTTTTCTTGTTTTCATTCTTTTGTGGATCCTAATACATATAAACATGTTGTGTTCATGACTTCTTTTCCTTGAGCTGTAAAAGTTTAATTGTCCAGAGATTGAAAAACATAAgcttcttgtattttcttctgtCGATTCAAGGACTGATCATTATTGTTAAGTCTCATATAGTTAAAAGTGGTGGTATTACGGATATATTTAGTTCACTCTCTTCCGGTCCATAAGTTTTAGAAAGTAAAATAATAGACAAGTCTTCGTTTCATCCAGTGCTCCAGATTCTCCTGCCCCAGATCTTCATGTTACATTTTGTGTTTTTAAATGGAGCGACATGgatagtgaggattcatatagtcgaTCTCAACTTGCTGGAGATTGAGCTAGGTAGTGCTAATTGATGTTGACA
Proteins encoded in this window:
- the LOC107810384 gene encoding disease resistance RPP13-like protein 4 — protein: MVDAVVTVFLEKLLNVLAEESRFLTKYRQQFEKLKNELLFMQSFLKDAERLKRKNNTLKGVMSCLRDLIFEAEEILEDCQNQSADSDRATTCFHPKRLSLRHQTGKRLAEINDRISEIKQNISTYLGVPLLKEGSMEAHDNLMSRWTSSLYDHTRVVGLEGDTEKIKGWLFEARDGLLAIAFVGMGGLGKTTLAQKVFNDKSVENHFERRIWVSVSQTFTEEQVMRSILRSLGDACVGDDQCELLRKINQYLLGKKFLIVMDDVWSLNNAWWQKIYAGLPKGNGSSVIVTTRNEVVARKMGVTEARIHWPKFLNEHYSWLLFRKIAFAASAGECNFPELEDVGKEIVEKCKGLPLAIKAVGGVMLCKPPYYHEWRRIANHFRDELKENDDSVMASLQLSYDELPPYLKSCFLCFSLFPEDCVIPKDQLIRWWIGESFIPLRSGRLSTEVGEDCFSQLSNRCLIEVVDKAYNGVIHTCKMHDMVRDLVIKIAEDDAFFTPSDATCRHLGIKTEMNEKQLLSNRKLRALLTTTKSGEVNKIRSDIAKKLCKSRHLQVLDLSKSIFDVPLSSLLEGIGSAKQLTYLSLSNTHPLIGVPASISKLEKLQILDFSYCQNMKMLPSCVLTFEELAVLDVNNCGSLEYLPKGLSRLSNLQVLLGFKPAKVSQPGGCRIAELRCLTRLRTLSLRLTQNEEIGDDEGNALVDLQELQFLTISYFGSQNNGLVTKLGRLYPPRQLHELILKFYPGKTSPEWLNPTSLPMLRYLSIISGDITQMHENFWGDGSTAWKIEGLMLEALSDLRLEWSAMHQVMPSLRILKVSWCCELESFPIEDAGFRGGLWKKDENRG